The following is a genomic window from Synechococcus sp. MW101C3.
CTGCTCCCTCGACGCAGCAGAACAACCAGACTTTTTGCAACGACGGCAGGTAGGCAACCTTAGCGCCTAGCCAGAGCTTTGATGGCTCGCCCTGATTGATGCACAATTAGATCTTTTCGGCGTGGATGTATCGTGCGCAGTCAATACCTTATTTGGCAAATGATCGGCTCTTATTGTTGCTCTCCATGACTTTTCTTCATTGATATGTCATGTTGCTCTTGCTATGGGCGTAATGACTTAGGGTCCTCAGTGCGTGTCGACGAAGCTTAGCCTCCACGTCGTACATGCTTACAGCTTGCTGCCCTATGGAATACTCGCTTAGGGCGTCAACTCTTCTGCAGCTTGCCTTATCTCACATATTATTGAAACTCGCGCCCTGTAAACGCCATTATGCATTTTCTTGATATGACACTCAGCGTCATCGTCCAACAATGCCATTCACCAGTGCCGCCACCAGAGGGTAACCGCGATATATAAAGCCCTCTGCGGCCTGGTGATGGCAAGAGTTAGACCGTCAGCAGCTGCTGTCAGCAGACCCCATCCTCCAACTGATTTTCCCCAAACTCTCATGGCAAACTTGCTCTACGTCGATAACTCCAACGTATGGATCGAAGGCATGCATGTCTCCGCCGTTGAGAAAGGGCTTGCGCCTGATGTTTGGGCAGCAGCTCAAAACAAGATCTGCGACTACGATTGGCAACTTGATTTCGGAAAGCTTTTTGGATTTGCTGGCGGCGACGCGTCTGAGGTTAAAAAAGCCATGCTATTTGGCTCACGCCCTCCAAAGAATGACTCACTTTGGGTAGCGGCTGAGCGAAAGGGTTTTGAAGTTGTCGTCTATGACAGAAACAAGGCTGGCAAAGAAAAGAAGATCGATACAGATATCGTTGCATGCATGATGGAGGACTCATACGAGATCCTGGTGATTGGCGAGGATGAGATTACCCTGGTCTCCGGAGATGCCGATTACGTTCCAGCCATAGAAAAACTTAAGCGCAGAGGAATTGCGGTTAATGTCGTCTTTTGGGATCATGCCGCTCGCGAACTTAAAGAAGTTGCTAGCAAGTTTGTCAGCCTCAATGAATACCTCTGGCTAGTTACAAGGTGAGAGTCTATTGAGGTCTACCGTCAAGCGCATGTCTGTATAGCCATTAAGCGGTCTAACATCCAGATACAGAAGACGGGAGCGAAGGTTTGCTTCTGTGCTCAGATCCTTTCCCGCTTCTGATCTGGAGCGTTAGACCCACTCCCCAGACCTGACTAGACTGGCCTAAAGCTATGAGCATGATGGACGACTCAGAAACAATCCAGCCAGATGGAGTCACCACGGATGAGGTCATTGACTCTTCTGACGAAGGAGATCTCACGCTAGAGGGGACAAAGCCAACCATCAAGCTTGACAAGAATGATCGGAGCCTATCCGAGTTCCATCGTTGGTATACCAAAGACAGGATCATCGTAGACCCTGAGTGGCAACGGAAATATGTATGGGATCGCAAGAGAGCCTCAAGGCTTGTCGAATCATTTTTAATTGATCTGCCTGTACCAGTCATTTATTTGGCTGTCAACGACGACGGCAAGTACGAAGTCATTGACGGACTCCAGCGCCTTACTTCCATATTTGACTACTTCGAGAATGGATATGCATTAACTGGCTTGGAGATCAGGAAGGAACTTGTAGGGAAGCAATTTTCAGAGCTTGATACCGAGCTTCAGTCAAAACTTGAGGATGCGACCCTCAGAACTTTTGAGCTTAGCCAGACAGCTCCAAAAGATTTGATGTTTATCATCTTTGAGCGCCTCAACACGGGAGGCATGGCGCTTAACGATATGGAGATTCGTAATTGTCTCTATCGAGGTGGGCTTAATGACTTGATTAAGGAGCTTTGCCAGCTCGAAGAGTTTAAGAACTCAGCGGGGCAGAGCGGCCTTGACAAGAGGATGGCAGACCGCACTCTAATCCTTCGCTATTTAGCGTTCTATCAGATGACCTACACAAAGGCGAAGAAGGGCTTAAAAGCATTTTTCAACGAGTTTTTTACTACCTATCGAAATCCCACCGCAGAAAAGACGAAGGAGTTTAGAGGGGCGTTTAAACATGCGATGCGTGCTTGCCAAACGGTGTTTGGGAATAAGGCCTTTCGCCTTCGGCGCGTCTACGAAAAAGGCGGCGGAGAATGGGCTTCTCGCATTAACGCCTCTATCTTCCAAGTTATATCAGTGTCGTTTAACGACTACGATATTGGCATAATCACTAGATCGGCGGACAGCATTTATGAGGCCTACATCGACTTGATCGAAGCCGATGAAAGATGGGTCGCGTCGGTCACGGCGGCCACAGGTGACTATTCTCGTATAGAGTATGCGTTTGAAACTTGGCAAGCCCGACTCAAAGATGCGGTGTCTGGCGAAAGGGCAAATGATGCAGTTCGTCTCTTTAGCCGAAGGTTGAAAGAAGAGATGTTTGAAGCCGATAATTCGTGTTCGATATGCGGCCAAAAGATTGTTATGCTAAATGATGCCGCGCTTGACCACAATCTTCAATACTGGAAGGGCGGTGAGACGGTTCCTGTGAATGCTCGCTTGGCTCACCGTACGTGTAACTGGAAGCGTGGCAAAGGGGTCTAACCAGCCCCTTGAGTGGACAGGCCCTCGCAGACTATCTGCAGTGCCACCCCAGTCTTCTTGCCTGCCACTCAGGGGCAGCGTTATACAGGCGCACCTATCCTATACTCCCGATCAATCCCAACGGTTCTCTATTTCCATGAACGAGATCCAGGCCTCAAAGCTCTTCGGCCAACTGCCTGAGGTCCTTCAGGCTTATCTGGCTCAGCGATCTGGAGAATACGGCATCCCTCCGCACGACCTCCTGAGAAAGATACCCGAGGGACTTCATGACAATCCGCTGGAGATCTTTAACTTCCTCAAGGAAAAGCATATATCTCATATCACAGCAATTTCCAATGGAGGCAGTCCTGATTCATTCATGAATTGGGTCTTTGAAGATGGGGCCGCCAATAGTGCACGCAACAATGATCCAATGAATATCTTGGAGTTTCTAAATGCACAAGCGGATGCAAGATTGGATTCAATGGTAGTTGAATTTGGCATCCCTGATCCAGGTACATCCGGTTTCAATCAGCAGTTTGCTGAATTCTTTGGCGTTGAGCAACTGGAATCTGCCCCAGACTTCTCTGATGTGGGAAATGCTATCCAGGACATTGCTGGGGGTGATCAGATTGTTCGCGAAGCCGCACATCAAGCCTTGCAAGATAGCTTATTTGATGTTGGAGTGCCTGTCGGTTATGTAACGGTTCGGGGATTGCGCACAGTATGGCCCTTTCTTAGATCTGTAGATTGGAAGCGATTCAGAGCTGATTCGCAATACAGGAACGCGATGGTATCTAGAGCATTGATGACATTTCGAAATGGAGGATGGAAAGAGGCTGCTAAAGCAGTAGTTGTGGGCTTCCTGATTGCAGCTTTCCCTCCCCTCTCATACATGATGGCTGCTCTTGGCTTAACAGGAGTTGCCTCAATTGGTATTCGCTGGCTTGCCACTCACCATGGTCTGCTCCCAACAGGAGTGGCGGCCGCCCTCAATATGATTGCTGGCTTCCTCGAAAGAGTGGCAGGTTTCCTCAGGAATGTCCTCGTGCTTGTTGAAAAGATCGTTGACGTTGTTATTGAAGCTGGTTCTACAGCTGTGAAGAAGATTGTTCAGGGCGGACAGCAGTTTATTAGCTCTGTTTCTAAGACAGCCAAAGCACTTGCTAATGGAGTAGCGACAATTGCAAAGTCTATCTCCTCTTGGGTCTTTGGCTGGTTCTGCAGGCCGGCCTTTGCGTAATTCCTTTAAATCATTGCTGTATAACATCCAAATTCAGAAGACGGGTGCAAATGTTGTTGGCATTGCATGGGGATTGCTGCCCGCTTCTGATTTGGAGCGTTAGACTTATCAGCAACAGATACTGCCATAAACCGTCTAGACCCATGCCAAGCGGGGACAGGCTTCTTTTGACGCGAAAAAGCCCTATTGCCGAGGATCCTTTTCGACGCAGATTAAAGAATCTACTTCTACGATCAACCGATCATATTTAACGGCTTTGGGTCGAAGAAGAGTGCTGCAGAGATAGTTTGCTATATCTTCTAACTGCGATTTAGTTATCTCCTTCTTTGTTATCTTCTTCATTTTTTCGTGGATGCTAGTGGCTTCAGAGAGACTTCGGAATGTTGCTGCTCGCTCCTTTCTGAAGTCTTTGGGCCAGTCTTTCTCTTCTGATTGCAAATAATAATACTGCGCCTCGGCAACAATCGAAGCCGCCCCAAAGATAATCGCCGTTCTCCCCTTGCCCTCATGCTGGAGTAGCCGACACATCGCCTTGTAGATCTTTGATCGTGCGAGAAGAATAAGTGCCTCATTCTGAATTTGGTTGGGGTAGCCCCTCGCGAGTAGGTTATTGAGGAATCCCCAGGCTTCATCATATCTGCCAAGTTTCTGTAGATAGGAGGGCAGCCTTAGATAAGTGTCAATGCCATAGCTCACAGAAGAGTTCTCGATTTTCTTGTATGCCTCTTTTAAGACTAGAACGGCTGCTGGCACGTTCCCATCTCGGTAGAGTTCTGTCGCTACCTTGAGGGTTTCGCTGGCCTGCAGTGATTGTACATAATCGATGATGTTGCCAGAATCTGTCCGAGTGTGTATGATTGCACTTTGTGCAACCCCTTTCCCCTTATCGGAGCAGATCCAGGTAGCTCTATCGGTGTCATGGGGCTTGATTAATCCTTCACTCATAAGTTGGCTAACGAATGTCCTGGCATTCCCGCCAACTAAATGTCGATAATACTCAAGACCACTATAGTATTCGATCATCTCTCTGGATAGAGGGGTATCGAGAAACTTTTTTAGAAACTGTACCTGTCCTGCGCTCAGCCTTGGCTGCGGTTCGTTGGATTGTGTAGGGCTGGTGGCATTGCCTCCGTCGAGTAATCGACGATCAAGGGGAGGTGGGGGCGGAGGTGGTGGCGGAATGCCCAGCACCGTTCGGGAAAGACTTCCGCTATGTCGCCTGCATCGTGGGCATTCTGTTGCATGGCTGGGGAGTTCTTCCCCGCATTCGATGCAGATCATTGTTACCTCCCACCTGTTCGAGGATTACCTTAAGTCTACTGATGCGATGCTTGCCTGTTGGCTTTCGGCTGGCTCTGGCGGTTTCTGACTCTTGGGTGTTTGTCATTGGAAAGTTTGAAGGAGCCAGTTTTGCTTAGCGACCACGGTCGTGTGAACTTTGTTCAACCTGCTAGAGAAGCACAAACAGGGTGAGAGACTTTTCGATATGATCAAGTTTTTTCGAATCAGGCGGGATCGCCATGAAGCAAGTCACGATCCTCGGCACCACCTTGAATGCTGTTGTCATATCCACCAAGCTCAACCATAGTCAGCACTATCCCAGATTGCACGAGTCCTGCAGATATAAACCAAGAAAGTCTAACAATGCCATCCACCTGTGCCGCCTCCGAATGAACCTTTTACACCCCTCGGTCTATCCGCGGCCAGGTGATGGCAAGCGTTAGCTGCACAGGAAGGCCGAGGTCGGTATCGTTGATGTGATGGTGGCGCTTTCGGATGCCGACAATCCTCAGAAGCGGTCCATATAGGGTCTACTTCTACAGTCACGAGCCAAACGAGCCTCCCCATGTTCATGTCGACAGAGATAAGGCGTCTTGCAAGGTCTGGCTTGTTCCTGTTGCACTGTCCTCGAGCCTTGGTTTCAGCGCCAGAGAGCTGCGTGAAATTGAACGGCTGGTCAGCTTGAACAGAGCTATCCTGCTGAAAGCATGGGAGGAGTTTCATGGCTAACCCTGGTGAGCAGGTCACTGACGTTGCGTTGACAGAAGACAGGCTGATCGTCGACCTGGCTGACGGTCGTTCTATCTCGGTACCGCTGGCTTGGTTCCCAAGGCTTCTACATGCAACCTCCCAGGAGCGTGACAACTGGGAGATTGCAGGGGCTGGCTACGGAATCCACTGGCCAGATGTCGATGAGGATTTAAGTGTGGAAGGCCTGCTTCGAGGTGCGCCAGCGCCCCAGGCAAAGGCTCTGGTCAGCTAACACCGCTATGCACCTGAGCCGCCGCCATAACGCTATATTCTTCGCCGCGCAAACCTTGCGGCCAGGTGATGGCGAGCGTTGGGCGACGATGGAGGTGATTTCGTGAAGTGGTTAACGGATCTTTTAGGTTCTGTAGCAACCACCGGTCTATGGGTGTTCGCCGTTTACAAGATCAGCAGATATGCCATAGATAAGTTTGAGGCCTCAATCGGCCGATCAGTCGACAGACTGCGACGCCTAGGCAGTGTAGAGTTCGATCCAACACCAAACAGGGAGTTGCCACAAGACGAGGCTTCACCAGTCGTCGAGACACGTGCTCTCCCGTCACCTGCAACGTCACTTCAGGAGCGGAAACTCGAAGAAATAAGGGCATGGGTGCAGCAGCTCCCAGCGGCTGAACGTGAGGAGCGGCTTCAATCAGCGCTTGCCGCGTGGCAGATCTCTTGGCACTTCGAGTTTGTGCACTCGAATATACTGGGAAGTCAGCTATCACTGCTGAAGTCCTTGAACTCTCAGTCCATCACGGTAGATCAAGTGCGCGCAGGGTACGATCGTTTTGCAGTCGCCAATCCTCAGCTTTATAGTAACTACCCGTACGAAAGGTGGCTGACCTGGCTACGGGACGCTGCTCGGTGCGTTGACGAGAGCGAAGGAATCATGTCAATCACTGAAGAAGGACGATCCTTTCTTAATTACTTGGTTACGCGGGGGTATTCCCTTGAGAGGCCTGGATAAATGTGGCACCAATGCTCAACACCACCATGCACCAGAGCCGCCGCCGCTCATGTCGTATCTACAGCTCGATCTCCTTGCGGCCTGGTGATGGCGAACGTTATACGGACGAAAAGACGTAGTCACAGACCCACCAAGGACGGGGGGTCTCACAGCTTAGGTGAGTTATCGAGTCATTCATCCCAAGGCATTAGCCTAAAATTGTCTTTTTGCCTCTCGGCACCACTTTACATACTCCAATAGCTGCCCCTCGCTGGCAGGCTCTACTCGAATTGCATGAGGGTCTCCGCCGACTGGCAAGTAAAAAGTAACTACTGCAGGGATTCGCGATGCGACATATGTTGAGCGAATATGATCAACCATTTTTCGTGAGCACTTGAAGTGAACGTCAGTGTTTAGCGCGAAATACGGATCTGACTCCATGAATCCATAGTCAGCATTCACAATGAACCCGATAGTCTGGCTCACATTGTTGAAGCTCTCAAGAAGATAGGGCATTGCCTAGGAGTCATCTCAGCGGAGACTGTACTATAGATTGCTTAAGTCTCAGCATCTGCTTGCCAAGCTAGCCATGCTTTTGGAAATGTATCCGAAGATGCAGGTCCAAGATGATAGTTAAACAAAGTCTTTTGCGGATAGTCCGATTTCTCTGCTATCGAATATCCTTTGGCATTTAGTGCTTCAGGCAGCTTTGCGGGAGCGCTTCTCTTCATTGCTATTCCTTCCTTGCTCTTAGCCTTTGCTTCTTGAGCTCACTAAGCAGGATTATGGAATAGTGGCCATGCGCCCTCAACGCGTAGGAGAGCCTATGGTCGGTGATATAGGCATCCTGCTGTGAACCGCATAACATCAAGATCCAGCGGGCTGCCCGAGAATCCTTGGCGAGTGTTTCCAATCCTTCCGCCGCTGATCTTGGCGTTAGGCAACCCAATGAGATCAGCTCAACGGAAGTGATGAGGTAACCCGCAGTTGTCTTTATCCACAGACCCAAGAGTCGAACCGAAAGCCAAGCACTGAGCGGGAGAGGGGAGGCAAGGAGCAAGGGCTTCATCCTGGGGCTGATGGACCGCCGGTGCCTCAGCTGCGACCTCTATGAGGGCCAGGTCGAGGATGTGATCGGTGCCTGTCTGCTGCTCCATCAGACATGTCTGGCCCAGGCGGATGGTGGTATCCCGACGTCGTTGACCAAGTGGCCCGTTCCAGCGCGCAGGTGGCCCCATTCCTGGCGCACCTTGGCCTCCGCCCACCGCTGCGCCTGTCTGCAGGGTCCGTGCGCCAGCCACCTACGTGCGGCAGGTGTTCGACGGTCGTCGCTACCTGGAGCAGGGAACCGAGGGAACCGACGCTGCGGGATGGGGCCCCACTGGATCCGCGACGGTGATGGCCTGGATGCCTGCTGCGGATGCTGTCCGGCGGATCTCAGCGTTCAGTCACAAGGCTCAATCGAGGCAGCAGACAGCCCATACGCTCAGGAGGTTCCAGTGGAACCGCACTGGGACATCCCTACATCTACCAGCTCGATGAAGACTCGCCTCCAACGCGCCGGTGCCCTGCTGGGTCCTGGCCTCCTGCTGTTCACGGCGTCCGCTCCGTTCCACCAGCTCGCGTCCGCCGAAACGCTGGTGCGAGCCGCGGGCCGC
Proteins encoded in this region:
- a CDS encoding DUF262 domain-containing protein gives rise to the protein MDDSETIQPDGVTTDEVIDSSDEGDLTLEGTKPTIKLDKNDRSLSEFHRWYTKDRIIVDPEWQRKYVWDRKRASRLVESFLIDLPVPVIYLAVNDDGKYEVIDGLQRLTSIFDYFENGYALTGLEIRKELVGKQFSELDTELQSKLEDATLRTFELSQTAPKDLMFIIFERLNTGGMALNDMEIRNCLYRGGLNDLIKELCQLEEFKNSAGQSGLDKRMADRTLILRYLAFYQMTYTKAKKGLKAFFNEFFTTYRNPTAEKTKEFRGAFKHAMRACQTVFGNKAFRLRRVYEKGGGEWASRINASIFQVISVSFNDYDIGIITRSADSIYEAYIDLIEADERWVASVTAATGDYSRIEYAFETWQARLKDAVSGERANDAVRLFSRRLKEEMFEADNSCSICGQKIVMLNDAALDHNLQYWKGGETVPVNARLAHRTCNWKRGKGV
- a CDS encoding DUF2442 domain-containing protein, with product MANPGEQVTDVALTEDRLIVDLADGRSISVPLAWFPRLLHATSQERDNWEIAGAGYGIHWPDVDEDLSVEGLLRGAPAPQAKALVS
- a CDS encoding DUF4160 domain-containing protein, with protein sequence MPTILRSGPYRVYFYSHEPNEPPHVHVDRDKASCKVWLVPVALSSSLGFSARELREIERLVSLNRAILLKAWEEFHG
- a CDS encoding NYN domain-containing protein, producing MANLLYVDNSNVWIEGMHVSAVEKGLAPDVWAAAQNKICDYDWQLDFGKLFGFAGGDASEVKKAMLFGSRPPKNDSLWVAAERKGFEVVVYDRNKAGKEKKIDTDIVACMMEDSYEILVIGEDEITLVSGDADYVPAIEKLKRRGIAVNVVFWDHAARELKEVASKFVSLNEYLWLVTR